Within the Enterobacter bugandensis genome, the region GGGCGGGTATTAGGCTGGATAATCGTTTGCCTTAATTTGACCACCCGTTTTATAAGCGCGGAGCTAAACGTTTGCTTTTTTTGTGACGCCCTTTCGTCGCAAACGCAACACACGGATTTGACGTTTTAGCTGGCAGCGGTGTCTCCACCACGCTTATGGACGTTCTATAAAAACTCTCAGGGGATGTTTTCTATGTCTACGCCATCTGCGCGTACCGGCGGTTCACTTGACGCCATGTTTAAAATTTCGGCTCGTGGCAGCACCGTGCGCCAGGAAGTCGTTGCCGGTCTGACCACGTTTCTGGCGATGGTTTACTCCGTCATCGTGGTGCCGGGCATGCTGGGCAAGGCGGGCTTCCCGCCTGCGGCTGTCTTTGTCGCCACCTGCCTGGTGGCCGGCGTGGGCTCCATCGTAATGGGCCTGTGGGCGAACCTGCCGCTGGCGATTGGTTGCGCCATCTCTTTGACCGCCTTTACCGCGTTTAGTCTGGTGCTGGGCCAGCAGATCAGCGTACCGGTTGCCCTCGGCGCCGTGTTCCTGATGGGCGTACTGTTTACCGTTATTTCTGCCACCGGCATCCGTAGCTGGATTTTGCGCAACCTGCCGCAGGGCGTGGCGCACGGCACCGGTATCGGTATCGGCCTGTTCCTGCTGCTGATCGCTGCCAACGGCGTGGGTCTGGTCATCAAGAACCCGCTGGACGGCCTGCCGGTAGCGCTCGGTCATTTCGCGAGCTTCCCGGTCATTATGTCGCTCATCGGTCTGGCGGTGATTATCGGCCTGGAAAAACTGAAGGTGCCGGGCGGCATTTTGCTGACCATTATTGGCATTTCTATTGTCGGCCTGATTTTCGATCCGACCGTTCACTTCTCCGGTATTTTCGCCATGCCGTCGCTGAGCGATGACAAAGGCAACTCCCTGATCGGCAGCCTGGATATCGTCGGCGCGCTGAACCCGGTGATCCTGCCAAGCGTGCTGGCGCTGGTGATGACCGCGGTATTTGACGCCACCGGTACCATTCGCGCGGTGGCCGGTCAGGCCAACCTGCTGGATAAAGACGGTCAGATTATTGATGGCGGCAAAGCGCTGACCACCGACTCCCTGAGCAGCGTCTTCTCTGGTCTGGTGGGTGCGGCGCCTGCGGCGGTGTATATCGAATCTGCAGCGGGTACGGCGGCAGGCGGTAAAACCGGCCTGACGGCCATCACCGTTGGCGTGCTGTTCCTGCTGATCCTGTTCCTCTCTCCGCTCTCCTACCTGGTGCCTGCGTATGCGACCGCGCCAGCGCTGATGTACGTCGGCCTGCTGATGCTGAGCAACGTGGCGAAAATCGATTTTGCGGACTTCGTGGATGCGATGTCCGGCCTGATTACCGCAGTGTTTATCGTCCTGACCTGTAACATCGTGACCGGCATTATGATCGGCTTTGCCTCGCTGGTGATTGGCCGCCTGGTCTCCGGTGAGTGGCGCAAGCTGAACATCGGCACCGTGGTGATCGCCGTTGCGCTGGTGGCGTTCTACGCGGGCGGCTGGGCAATCTAAATTATCCATTGATGCGAAAACGGGTGGCTCAGGCCGCCCGTTTTTATTTTCAGGACTCATCCCGTTGCCTTTTGCGTTACTCTGGAGAGGATAGAATAAGAGGCACGACGCCTCAGGTTTGGCTTAAAAAGAAACACAGCAAACAGGGAACGCATGGAAATTTTCTTCACAATACTCATCATGACCCTTGTGGTCTCATTATCCGGGGTGGTTACACGCGTACTGCCCTTCCAGGTCCCCCTGCCTTTAATGCAAATAGCCATCGGCGCGCTGCTGGCGTGGCCGACGTTCGGTCTGCACGTGGAGTTCGATCCGGAACTGTTCCTCGTGCTGTTTATCCCGCCGCTGCTGTTTGCCGATGGGTGGAAAACGCCGACGCGCGAATTTCTTGAGCACGGGCGAGAGATCTTCGGCCTGGCGCTGGCGCTGGTGGTCGTTACCGTGGTCGGGATTGGTTTCCTGATCTACTGGGCCGTACCGGGTATCCCGTTAATTCCCGCCTTTGCGCTGGCCGCCGTGCTGTCGCCGACCGACGCCGTGGCCCTTTCCGGCATTGTGGGAGAAGGGCGCATTCCGAAGAAAATAATGGGCATTTTGCAGGGCGAGGCGTTGATGAACGACGCTTCCGGCCTGGTGGCTCTGAAGTTTGCCGTGGCGGTAGCCATGGGCACCATGGTCTTTACCATTGGTGGCGCGACCCTGGAATTCTTCAAGGTGGCGATTGGCGGTATTCTCGCGGGCTTCGTGGTGAGCTGGCTGTACGGTCGTTCGCTGCGCTTCCTCAGCCGCTGGGGCGGCGATGAACCGGCGACGCAAATCGTTCTGCTGTTCCTTCTGCCTTTTGCCTCTTACCTTATCGCTGAACATATCGGCGTGTCGGGCATTCTGGCGGCGGTAGCGGCGGGGATGACCATCACCCGTTCCGGCGTGATGCGCCGCGCGCCGCTGGCGATGCGCCTGCGCGCCAACAGCACCTGGGCGATGCTGGAGTTTGTCTTTAACGGCATGGTCTTCCTGCTGCTGGGCCTGCAGCTGCCGGGCATCATGGAATCCTCGCTGATCGCGGCGGAGGCGGATCCAAACGTTGAAGTCTGGATGCTGTTTACCGATATCGTGCTGATCTACATGGCATTAATGCTGGTGCGTTTCGGCTGGCTGTGGACGATGAAAAAGTTCAGCGTCCGCTTCCTGACCAAAAAGCCGATGGAGTTCGGGTCCTGGACCACGCGCGAGCTGCTGATTGCCTCCTTCGCGGGCGTACGCGGGGCGATAACCCTCGCCGGTGTGCTCTCTATTCCGCTGCTGCTGCCGACGGGCGACGTCTTCCCGGCGCGCTACGAGCTGGTGTTCCTGGCGGCGGGCGTGATTCTCTTCTCGCTGTTTGTCGGCGTGATTATGCTGCCGATTTTACTCCAGCACATTGATGCCGGTGACTCGACCCAACAGCACAAAGAGGAGCGGATAGCCCGTGCGGCGACGGCAGAAGTCGCGATTGTCGCCATTGAGAAGATGGAGGAGCGTCTGGCTGCCGATGCCGAAGAGAACATTGATAACCAGCTGCTGAAGGAAGTCAGTTCACGCGTGATTGGTAATTTGCGCCGTCGTGCTGACGGACGTAACGACGTGGAAAGCTCGCTGCAGGAAGAGAACCTCGAGCGTCGTTTCCGCCTGGCGGCGCTGCGCTCCGAGCGTGCCGAGCTGTATCACCTGCGCGCCACGCGTCAGATCAGCAACGAGACGCTGCAAAAGCTGCTGCACGATCTGGACCTGTTAGAAGCGCTGTTGATAGAGAATCAGTAGCGCGTTGTTGCCCGGTGGCGCTGCGCTTACCGGGCCTACATTCGAACCGTAGGCCGGGTAAGGCGAAGCCGTCACCCGGCACTATTCAGACCGCACCCAAAACCCCTCACAACATTGCAGCCACGCCTGTGCGCTGTGCGACAGATACACCCCTTCACGCCAAATCATCCCCAACTGCCAGTGCAAGTCACTCTCCAGCGGGATCCAGCGCAGCGTGTTTTTATCCAGCCGCTCGCAGATCGGCTGCGGCAGAATGGCAATTCCCACGCCCGCCTGCACCATTGCCGCCAGGAAATCCCACTGGCCGCTGCGCACCGCAATGCGGGGCTTCACGTTATGGTGATTAAACAGGGTCATCAGCTGGCGGCTTAAGGCGAAGTCTTCGTTGTAGATCAGCAGCGGGTGTTCGCCGAGCAGATCGGGCTTCACTGAGTCTATCTTCAGCCAGTCGCCGGAGCGGGGCACCAGCACGCACAGTGGATGGCTGAACAGCGGCAGCGTTGCCAGCCCGCTCTCTTCCTCCACGGGAAGGGCCGTCATCGCCACGTCCAGCTCGCCGTTGATCACCGCCTGCTGCACGGTCAGGCCGCCAAACTCAGATATTTTAAGCTCAACGCCGGGGTAGCGCTGGCGGAACAGGCTTATCGGCCCGGCCATCATCATGCCAACCATCGGCGGAATGCCGAGCCGCAGCAGACCTTTCGTCAGGTGGTTGATGTCCGCAAGCTCGGCCTCAAGCTGGCGAAACTCCGCCAGGATCGCCAGCCCGCGCTCGAACACCACGCGTCCGGTATCGGTCAGCAGCAGCTTGCGTCCGTCGCGGATCAGCAGGGTACAGTTCAGCTCGTCTTCGAGGTTTTTCAGCATCTTGCTGATGGTTGGCTGGGTAACAAACAACTTCTCCGCTGCGCGGGTAAAACTTTGCTGGCGAACCACCTCGACAAAATAGCGCAGCGTTCTTATGTCCATGATTATTCCTCGAAACTATACCTTCGATGATTTTAATTCATTTCAGTCGATGACGTACGCTCACTATACTGGCGCCTCGTCTCATTTCTGAGGAAAACCCCCATGGCCGTGGCGTTAAGCCGTGTTACGCCTGCCGTTGTGCAACGACTCCAGGTACCAGTTCAGGTACTGCTCTACGCGGGACTGTTTATTTTTGCGGAATATCTTGTCGACTGGCTGCACCTGCCTTTACCCGCCAACCTGGTAGGGATGGTGCTGATGCTGGTGCTGATCCTCTGCCGCGCGTTGCCCCTCAGCTGGGTGCGCGCCGGCGCGCGCTGGCTGCTGGCGGAGATGCTGCTGTTCTTCGTTCCGGCCGTGGTGGCGGTGGTGAACTATGCGCAGCTGCTGATGGTCGACGGCTGGCGCATCTTCACGGTTATTGCCCTGAGCACGCTGATGGTGCTGGGTGCCACCGCCTGGGTGGTGGATAAGGTGTACCGGTTCGAAATCAGCAGGCAAAAGCATGACTAACTTTCAGATAAGCGTGCTGTGCCTGATCGTGACGGTCGCCATCTACTTTGCCAACAAGCGCCTGTACCGCCGCTTTCGCACGCTGCCGCTGATGCCGCTGGTCTTTACGCCGATCCTGCTGGTGCTGATGCTGGTCTTCGGCCATATCTCCTGGCAGAACTACATTGGTGAATCCCACTGGCTGCTGTGGCTGCTCGGCCCGGCAACCATCGCTTTTGCCGTACCCGTTTATGAAAACCTGGCCATTATCAAACGCCACTGGATGTCGCTCAGCGCGGGCGTCGTCACCGCGACGGTGGTGGCGGTCTGTAGCTCCGTCTGGCTGGCGCGGCTGTTTACCCTCTCCGATGAAATTCAGCGCAGCCTGGCCGTGCGCTCGGTGACCACGCCGTTTGCGCTGGCGGCCGCCAAACCGCTCGGCGGGCAGCCGGACCTGGTGGCGCTGTTTGTGGTCGTCACCGGCGTATTCGGCATGGCGGTGGGGGATGTGCTGTTTCTGCGGCTGTCCATTCGGGAAGGGATGGCGAAAGGAGCAGGGTTTGGCGCGGCATCTCATGGGGCAGGCACGGCGCGTTCGTATGAGCTGGGTCAGCAGGAAGGGGTCGTTGCAAGCCTGGTGATGATGCTCTCGGGCGTGACGATGGTGCTGATTGCGCCGCTGGTGGCGTGGGTGATGTTTTAAGCTCCCCGGCCAGCGTGACCGGGGAGAAAGGCTTAGTGTGCGCGGCCCTGCTCAACGCCGAGGCCGGTTTGTGAGCGGATAAACTGGGCGCGGAATTTCTCACGCTCCAGGTTACCCTCCGGCGAGTTGTCGGTAGCCGAGAAGATCCAGATACCGATAAACGCCACGGCAATGGAGAACAGCGCCGGGTACTCGTACGGGAAGATAGCGCTTTCGTGACCGAGGATCTGCACCCAGATGGTCGGGCCGAGGATCATCAGAATTACCGCTGTCAGCAGGCCGAGCCAGCCGCCTATCATCGCCCCACGGGTGGTCAGTTTGGACCAGTACATGGAGAGCAGAATGATTGGGAAGTTACAGCTTGCCGCAATTGAGAAGGCCAGTCCCACCATAAAGGCGATGTTCTGCTTCTCAAACAGGATCCCCAGCAGAATAGCGACCACGCCCAGCACCAGCACGGTGATTTTGGAAACCTTCAGCTCGTCGCGCTCGCTCGCGCCTTTACGGAAGACGTTGGCGTAGAGGTCGTGCGATACCGCAGACGCGCCCGCCAGCGTCAGCCCGGCGACCACCGCAAGGATGGTGGCGAAGGCCACGGCGGAGATAAAGCCGAGGAACAGGTTGCCGCCCACCGCGTCGGCCAGGTGCACCGCCGCCATGTTGTTACCGCCAATCAGCGCGCCCGCCGCGTCTTTAAACGCTGGGTTCGCGCCCACCAGCATGATCGCGCCGAAGCCGATGATAAAGGTCAGGATGTAGAAGTAACCCATAAAGCCGGTGGCGTAGAAGACGCTCTTACGCGCTTCACGCGCGTCTGACACCGTGAAGAAACGCATCAGAATGTGCGGCAGGCCAGCGGTACCAAACATCAGGCCGAGACCGAGAGAGAGCGCGGAGATCGGATCTTTCACCAGCCCGCCCGGGCTCATTATCGCTTCTCCTTTCGGGTGGACAGCCATCGCTTCGGTGAACAGGTTATTGAAGCTGAAGCCGACGTGCTTCATCACCATA harbors:
- a CDS encoding Na+/H+ antiporter, with the translated sequence MEIFFTILIMTLVVSLSGVVTRVLPFQVPLPLMQIAIGALLAWPTFGLHVEFDPELFLVLFIPPLLFADGWKTPTREFLEHGREIFGLALALVVVTVVGIGFLIYWAVPGIPLIPAFALAAVLSPTDAVALSGIVGEGRIPKKIMGILQGEALMNDASGLVALKFAVAVAMGTMVFTIGGATLEFFKVAIGGILAGFVVSWLYGRSLRFLSRWGGDEPATQIVLLFLLPFASYLIAEHIGVSGILAAVAAGMTITRSGVMRRAPLAMRLRANSTWAMLEFVFNGMVFLLLGLQLPGIMESSLIAAEADPNVEVWMLFTDIVLIYMALMLVRFGWLWTMKKFSVRFLTKKPMEFGSWTTRELLIASFAGVRGAITLAGVLSIPLLLPTGDVFPARYELVFLAAGVILFSLFVGVIMLPILLQHIDAGDSTQQHKEERIARAATAEVAIVAIEKMEERLAADAEENIDNQLLKEVSSRVIGNLRRRADGRNDVESSLQEENLERRFRLAALRSERAELYHLRATRQISNETLQKLLHDLDLLEALLIENQ
- a CDS encoding LysR family transcriptional regulator, with the translated sequence MDIRTLRYFVEVVRQQSFTRAAEKLFVTQPTISKMLKNLEDELNCTLLIRDGRKLLLTDTGRVVFERGLAILAEFRQLEAELADINHLTKGLLRLGIPPMVGMMMAGPISLFRQRYPGVELKISEFGGLTVQQAVINGELDVAMTALPVEEESGLATLPLFSHPLCVLVPRSGDWLKIDSVKPDLLGEHPLLIYNEDFALSRQLMTLFNHHNVKPRIAVRSGQWDFLAAMVQAGVGIAILPQPICERLDKNTLRWIPLESDLHWQLGMIWREGVYLSHSAQAWLQCCEGFWVRSE
- the ghxP gene encoding guanine/hypoxanthine transporter GhxP, whose product is MSTPSARTGGSLDAMFKISARGSTVRQEVVAGLTTFLAMVYSVIVVPGMLGKAGFPPAAVFVATCLVAGVGSIVMGLWANLPLAIGCAISLTAFTAFSLVLGQQISVPVALGAVFLMGVLFTVISATGIRSWILRNLPQGVAHGTGIGIGLFLLLIAANGVGLVIKNPLDGLPVALGHFASFPVIMSLIGLAVIIGLEKLKVPGGILLTIIGISIVGLIFDPTVHFSGIFAMPSLSDDKGNSLIGSLDIVGALNPVILPSVLALVMTAVFDATGTIRAVAGQANLLDKDGQIIDGGKALTTDSLSSVFSGLVGAAPAAVYIESAAGTAAGGKTGLTAITVGVLFLLILFLSPLSYLVPAYATAPALMYVGLLMLSNVAKIDFADFVDAMSGLITAVFIVLTCNIVTGIMIGFASLVIGRLVSGEWRKLNIGTVVIAVALVAFYAGGWAI
- the actP gene encoding cation/acetate symporter ActP, with product MKRILTALAATLPFAAHAADAITGEVQRQPTNWQAIIMFLIFVVLTLYITYWASKRVRSRNDYYTAGGNITGFQNGLAIAGDFMSAASFLGISALVYTSGYDGLIYSLGFLVGWPIILFLIAERLRNLGRYTFADVASYRLKQGPIRTLSACGSLVVVALYLIAQMVGAGKLIELLFGLNYHVAVVLVGVLMVMYVLFGGMLATTWVQIIKAVLLLFGASFMAFMVMKHVGFSFNNLFTEAMAVHPKGEAIMSPGGLVKDPISALSLGLGLMFGTAGLPHILMRFFTVSDAREARKSVFYATGFMGYFYILTFIIGFGAIMLVGANPAFKDAAGALIGGNNMAAVHLADAVGGNLFLGFISAVAFATILAVVAGLTLAGASAVSHDLYANVFRKGASERDELKVSKITVLVLGVVAILLGILFEKQNIAFMVGLAFSIAASCNFPIILLSMYWSKLTTRGAMIGGWLGLLTAVILMILGPTIWVQILGHESAIFPYEYPALFSIAVAFIGIWIFSATDNSPEGNLEREKFRAQFIRSQTGLGVEQGRAH
- a CDS encoding LrgB family protein, whose product is MTNFQISVLCLIVTVAIYFANKRLYRRFRTLPLMPLVFTPILLVLMLVFGHISWQNYIGESHWLLWLLGPATIAFAVPVYENLAIIKRHWMSLSAGVVTATVVAVCSSVWLARLFTLSDEIQRSLAVRSVTTPFALAAAKPLGGQPDLVALFVVVTGVFGMAVGDVLFLRLSIREGMAKGAGFGAASHGAGTARSYELGQQEGVVASLVMMLSGVTMVLIAPLVAWVMF
- a CDS encoding CidA/LrgA family protein; translated protein: MAVALSRVTPAVVQRLQVPVQVLLYAGLFIFAEYLVDWLHLPLPANLVGMVLMLVLILCRALPLSWVRAGARWLLAEMLLFFVPAVVAVVNYAQLLMVDGWRIFTVIALSTLMVLGATAWVVDKVYRFEISRQKHD